From the genome of Vicia villosa cultivar HV-30 ecotype Madison, WI linkage group LG2, Vvil1.0, whole genome shotgun sequence, one region includes:
- the LOC131649162 gene encoding uncharacterized protein LOC131649162, translating to MVSSLKLAKDMNNTSLEELISSLRSHEIELEQDEPQKGGESISLKRVKKSRKTKALQAEEEEESLEDFDGEDELSLLSRRVVTPLQKSGRFNSSSGLNKSGSRDIFCYKCNEQGHFKNECPKLQKENPKKKIVKIKNKGLKAIRDSYDSSEEESEEELANITLMAHVGSSDINIHSEDEDNSKSESKETSVSI from the exons ATGGTAAGTTCTCTCAAACTTGCCAAGGATATGAACAACACCTCCCTTGAAGAACTTATAAGCTCTTTAAGAAGTCACGAGATAGAGTTGGAACAAGATGAACCTCAGAAAGGAGGAGAATCTATTTCTCTAAAGCGCGTCAAAAAGTCTAGAAAGACTAAAGCTCTTCAAgctgaagaggaagaagaatcaCTAGAAGATTTTGATGGAGAAGATGAGTTGTCACTCCTCTCCAGAAGAGTTGTCACCCCTCTCCAGAAGA GTGGTCGCTTCAATTCTTCATCTGGGCTAAACAAGTCTGGTAGCAGAGATATTTTCTGCTACAAGTGTAATGAGCAAGGTCACTTCAAGAATGAGtgcccaaagcttcagaaggagaatcctaaGAAGAAAATTGTCAAAATAAAGAACAAAGGTCTAAAGGCAATTAGAGATTCTTATGATTCTTCAGAAGAGGAATCGGAAGAGGAACTTGCTAACATTACTCTGATGGCTCATGTTGGATCCTCTGATATAAATATCCATTCAGAAGATGAAGACAATTCTaagtcagaatcaaaagaaacctCCGTATCTATTTAA